A portion of the Candidatus Binatia bacterium genome contains these proteins:
- a CDS encoding NAD-dependent epimerase/dehydratase family protein, with protein MRGLLTGATRFIGFHEAAALVRDSEKGERLLGPLGIGASDLVRGDMTDPGAVQTAVKDCDAAMHAAAGVSVTSQAVDLFSNLRGTKVGLGAAIARAVVRENSSRRSIRFQWPASIYLGPARRRV; from the coding sequence TTGCGGGGACTCCTAACCGGTGCAACCCGCTTCATCGGCTTCCACGAGGCGGCGGCGCTGGTGCGCGATTCGGAGAAGGGCGAGCGCCTCCTCGGGCCGCTCGGGATTGGGGCCTCCGACCTCGTGCGTGGGGACATGACGGACCCGGGTGCGGTACAGACCGCGGTCAAAGATTGTGACGCGGCCATGCACGCGGCCGCCGGAGTGTCGGTGACGAGCCAGGCCGTGGACCTCTTCTCCAACCTCCGAGGCACGAAGGTCGGCTTGGGTGCGGCCATCGCGCGCGCCGTAGTCCGCGAAAACTCGTCACGGCGGTCGATCAGGTTCCAGTGGCCTGCATCCATATACCTCGGCCCGGCTCGGCGAAGGGTCTGA